Genomic segment of Arachis stenosperma cultivar V10309 chromosome 4, arast.V10309.gnm1.PFL2, whole genome shotgun sequence:
TAAGGGACAAAGGAAACAAACTGGAATAAATGAAACTTCAATGGAGGTAGCAAttcttctcaatatcccaatcAATAGCAAAAGCAATAATGTtctaagaactatgaatgtgaAGAAAACCTAAAGGAAGAAGTGGAAATCTCTCTCTAGATTtccaactaaactaaaactataCAGAATGAGAATGTCCTTTGAGTCTCTGCTGTTTCCTGGCTCTAGTCTCTGCAGGTCGCGCATATCACGTGTGCGCGCCAGGTGCGCATGCGCGTCGATGTGTGAATGTGCTAATGTGCACATGCGCGCCAGGTGCGTGTGCGCACCGCTCCACGCTGGTCAGCTTTTTTGTTTCCTTgcgttccttccatttttgcaggCTTCCTTTCCATCGTCTAAGctattcctgccctataaagcctgaaaacacttaacgcacagatcacgacatcgaatggtttaaaggaaaataaaaaaatatataatttaaatgtcTAGGAAGAAAGGTTTCAACCATAGAATAAAATTGGGATGGAATTGTAAAggcatgcaaatcatatgaataagtgagtaaagagttgataaaaaccacctaaattagcacaagataaaccatgaaatagtggtttatcaaactcaccacacttaaacattagcatgtcctcatgctaagctcaaggagacAAAGAGAATGAATAGGGAAagtaagactcatgcaatgcaacctattgatgagcggataatttatacgctttttggcattgtttttaggaagtttttactaggatctagctactttttattatatttttcttagtttttaagcaaaattcacatttctggactttgctatgagtttgtgtgtttttctgtgattttaggtattttctggctgaaattgagggacctgagcaaaaatcttattcagaggctaaaaaaggactgctgatgttgttggattctgacctccctgcactcgaaatagattttttagAGCTAAAGAAACCCagatggcgcgctctcaattgcgttggaaagtagacatcctaggctttctagcaatatgtaatagtccatactttgctcgagttttgagGACGctaactggcgttcaaacgccaacttcctgccctattctagcgttaaacgccaaaaataggATAGATGTTgcagttaaacgcccaaactggcataaaaactggcgtttaactcaaagaaaagtctctatacacaaaagctttaatgctcatcccaagcacacaccaagtgggcccggaggtggatttctgcatcatttactcatttctgtaatcctagtaactagttttagtataaataggactttttactattgaactcacatctttggatcatcttttgatcttttgatcacttttggGAGGCTGGCAACTCGGCCTTGCCTagaccattatcacttatgtattttcaaatggtgaagtttctacacaccaaagattaaggtgtggagctctgctgttcctcaagtattattgcaaagtactattgttcttttattcaattcaagcttattcttattctaagatgttcactcgcacttcaacatgatgaatgtgatgatctgtgacactcatcaccattctcaatttatgaacgcgtgcctgacaaacacttcagTTCTTCCTGCGAAAGCTACAGTGTATATCttttgggtttctaatcaatgaTTCACATCGATTCCCCTCTgccaatggggcatctgaatctgagattagaaacttcgtggtataggctagaatcaattggcaaattcctgagatccggaaagtctaaaccttgtttgtggtattccgagtaagatctgggaagggatgactgtgacgagcttcaaactcgcgactgcgGGGcctagtgacagatgcaaaaggatcattggatcttactccgacacgatcgagaaccaacagctgattagccatacggtagctgtgcctggtatttttcatccgagacgagaaatctgacagttgattagccgtacagaaaccgtagaggaccattttcactgagaggacgggaggtagccattgacaacggtgatccccaacaaacagcttgccatggaaaggagtttgaaggattgaatgaagacagtagaaaagcggagattcagaaggaataacgcatctccatacgcttatctgaaattcccaccaatgaattacataagtatctctatctttattttatggttttttatcttttaattatcaaaatcccataaccatttgaatccgcctgactgagatttacaagatgaccataccttgcttcaagccgacaatctccgtgggatcgacccttactcacgtaaggtttattacttggacgaccgagtgcacttgctggttagttgtgcgaagttgtgaaaaagagttgagattacaattgtgcgtaccaacttgttggtgccattgagatcacaatttcatgcaccacctatgtatatgaatgcaactGTATGCTAAGATGTTTCTATCTACTTGGTCAAAAGCAAACAAGTTCTTCTAGACAAACATAAAgtaaattccactaattcaaattatacaatAAGAGCAAaataaacttgtaagaagatagttcatgaaagcagggaacatagaattaagcattgAACTCCCACTGGTggtgtatatgcactctaatcactcaagtgtatgGGGTAATCCACTCTAGtattctctagtcatgctttctaaaattttattcttcatctaaccaatcaacaaatatttaatgtaccaatgcaaacatcatgaggttttttcaaggttgtaatggggttatgGTAGGGGTGAGGGTAcatgtatggccaagtgagctataaattgaatctttgagtaACCTAAGCTATCATCTAACATACACACACTCTACAAAATTCTCaaatcatgcctagctacccaaaattcCCACTTTTACATTAAATACTCATGCATCaacttttctttaattttatcacatatgcattgatctttccTTAAACTTggcattggggtaattttgtccccttatttacttaattaattgaatatttttgttttttttttttgcaaacataatatatcaatgcacatggatttttaatttttccgGTCTTACATGAGTAGGCACCCAAATTCCCAATACTTAAATATGGTAGAAACATAACATATTCCTATCAACCCATGTTCCTAcagttttcccacacttagttgacacacaatctctatcttaagctaaccaaagattcaaattagGTGATTacttatttttctgcttaaggctagtgatgtggtaatataaagaacaaatggggattaaaaaggctcaaagtggcaaacaacggtaattgaaagggtaggctttttgggataagtgagctaataataaatgatggcctcaatcatatgcaagtatgtaaatacactaaacattggacatatagactggaataaaatataaattacaatcatagagaagaaaacacacaagaataaaatattatggttaaataatataaccatGTAATTAAGTTAAATTCTCataggttgtgtgttctttggctttaaactatgttccaaattAAAATCTTCAAAACAAgttttaatacaaaaattttaatttagattagtgaaatttttaaaatagagtcttgaaaagaaattattatttttcaaccaaatagaacatgcatgcaaacACTAATTAATATGCAATTTTTTTATCCTatctaaaaagaaaatttatcaACTAGTGCtaagagaaagaaaagttatCTCTGGATGTCAGGTAATGACCGACCTGCCCACACTTAAAGCTtggcaccgtcctcggtgccatcaaTCAGGAGCAAAGGAATGCTGGAAGTATTGCTTCCAGTGTCTGGTTCACCTTGGCAGCCTGTGCTACTGGATGAACTGGAGTCCGGAGTGTCCGGGTCTTCTTCAGGTGGATGGTGTCCAACAATCAGCTTCTTGAGGTATGTGAATTGGTGCATGTTACGACGCTCCATGCATTCCATCTGCCGGTCTTGCTGGTCCAACCTCTGAAGTATCTGAAGAAGCATCTGATTTGTTGAAGGTGCTTGTGATGTGGAAGGAGAGGGGATATCACTGGCCAGGTCTTCAGTCCAACTAGTAGTGACTGCTGTGGGTCTGATGTATTTTCCACTCGGAATATATTGATCATCCCGAGGAAGTATGGCATTGGTGTCTCCAGCTCTATAAGCGACTCCGGCTGCCGAGATCAAATCTAAAACCAAGGTGGAaaaaggtaggttgcccgcAATCTGTACGTGTCCCATGGCTTGTCGGATGTGTCTTGGTAAGTTGAGGGGCTAGTCTGTAAGGATACACCAGATGAGAACAACCATGTctgcagtgaaggaggactcgtGAATGCTCGGAAAAATGTagtgggacataatctgtgcccatacgcgaGCATCCAAGGTAAGTGCGGAAGCTAGTATGCTCTTAGGACAGGATCGACGGTAACCATAGATCCATGAGCTGCCAGGTAGTGCTATAGTTCTGAGAACGTCGTCCTAGTTAAATTGGTACCGCTGGCGCTTGAGAGAGGCTTCTTGAAATGCGTCGAATCCTTCTAGAGCACGGGGAAGATCTAAAGCTTTCTGAATGGCCCTTTTGGagatggggacttgcttctgacaGACATAGACAGACTACAGGGTTGGCATGTGAAGGTCGGAGTAGAATTTGACTACCCATGAAAGATTGACCTACCGTGGCTGCTTCCGTAAGAAATCCCAGTGTCTTTGTTCAATGCGGGGCTCTACCAGGTCAATAATGTTGGTAGGGAGGATAAGAAGGTGCTCATTGTTGTAGTTTCTTACCGCCAGAATGGGGAACATCTGCTTACAGAAGCAGTTAGTGAACcgcgcagtgtcctttgctggaaaGGCTTTTTCAGATTCATTGACCTTGATGATCCTCTTGGCTCGCTTTGTTGATGGTTCAACAGCTGTTGAAGAAGGTTCCGCAGCTAGcgctctttttgttcctctcTTTGTCGGTGGTTTGGTTGCagctttctctttacctttCTTGGTGGTCATCCTGAAAGGGAAAAGAGAAGTAGCATGTATGTCCAAGGGTTAGAGCAAGGGAGAGGACCTTACAAGTGATGATCTTGCCAAGGTAAAGAAGGATGTTGGTAACACATGGTCGCGACTTCATGGAATTAggacatcaatggaaatatagcaagaaAGATTAaggcaattaaatgcaagatggTTATTGGCATGCCAGCaaaaaggcatgagtagcataaaTCAAGTATTAATTGCGAAAAATGTATTATCACTTGTAATAAATTAACAATCAcatttgtattgacaattatatcaaattaataaaaCATGATAAGGGTAttgtgaaaaacaggcattATAGTCGAAGGCTAGAATATTTAAGAATGCACAATGCCATATTGgatttttcacaaacacttggtaTGCATGTTTAACATGATAGGGAAAGAAATAAATTGGAACATGCAAGCATgccaaaaataattaatattaattgttaAACAACTCCACAATAATAATCACAAGCAATTAGAAGAAAGTAGTTACCCAAATAGATTTATAGCACCaagaaaaataatacaaaaataaagaaaaaaagaagaaaaagaatatagAAAGAGAGAACCttgagaagaagatgaaaagagagagatagTGGATGATGTGAGTGAGAAAGAAGTGAGAGGAGAGGAGGAAAAAGAAGATAGAGAAGATAGATAGAGAAGAAAAATGGAGGAAGGAAGAATTTAGGATTTGgaaagtggtgcacgaaattgtgatctcaatggcgccaacagcttggtacgcacaattgtaatctcaactctttttcacaacttcgcacaactaaccagcaagtgcactgggtcgtccaagtaataaaccttacgtgagtaagggtcgatcccacggagattgttcgcttgaagcaagctatggtcatcttgtaaatctcagtcaggcggattcaaatggttatggagtttttataattaaaatataaataaacataaaataaagatagagatacttatgtaattcattggtgggaatttcagataagcgtatggagatgcattgttccttttgaatctttgctttcctactgccttcatccaatccttcatactcctttccatggcaagttgtatgttgggtgtcaccgttgtcaatagctacttcccgtcctctcagtgaaaatggtcctctgcggttTCTAtatggctaatcaactgtcggatttctcatctcggatgaaaaataccatgcacaaatatcgtatggctaattagctgttggttctcgattgtgtaggaataggatttactatctttttgtgtctgtcactacgccctacagtcgcgagtttgaagctcgtcacaatcatcccatcccagatcctactcggaataccacagacaaggtttagactttccagatcttaggaatgctgccaatggagtctagcctataccacgaagattctaatctcggattcagatgccccattgtcagaggggagtcgatgtgaatcgttgattagaaacccaagagatatacattcaagcttgttttcatgtagaatggaagtggttatcaatcacgcgttcataaatgagaatggtgatgagtgtcacagaacCATCACATtcattgaatagaagaacaatagtactttgcattaatactcgagggacagtagagctccacaccttaatctatgatgtgtaaaaactccaccgttgaaaatacataagtgcaaatagggtaggcatggccgaatggccagcctcccaaacaATGGTCCAAAGATGTTCCAAAAGctccctagtacaatagtaaaaagttctatttatactaaactagttactagggtttacagaaataagttaaatgatgcaaaaatccacttccaggcccacttagtgtgtgcttgggctgagcattgaagctttcacgtgtagaagccttctttggagttaaacgccagtttgtaacttgtttctggcgtttgaatctggcttgcaacttgtttttggcgtttaacgccagaatagggcagaaagctggcgttgaacgccagtttccaTCGTTTAAACATAGAAaaattatggactattatatattgctggaaagccctggatgtctactttccaacgcaattgagagcgtgctatttgggtttctgtagctccaaaaatttcatttcgattgcagggaggttagaatccaacagcatcagcagtccttttttagcctctgaatcagatttttgctcaggtccctcaatttcagccagaaaatacctgaaattacagaaaaacacacaaactcatagtaaagtccagaaatgtgaatttttcttaaaatctaataaaaatatactaaaaagtagctagattcaactaaaaactatctaaaaacaatgccaaaaagcgtataaattatctgctcatcagaaAGATAGAATTAGAATTAGGGAGGCAGAAAGAATGGGAACTAGCGGCGCCGGGATTTAGTGGTGCGGCAAAaccgacgcggacgcgcactgcgTACGTCCGCGCAGATTGCGCAGAAGGGTAGGGGTGCGTAGGCGCTAGGTGCGCGTATGCGTGGGTTAGTTTGTGCGTATAGCTCTCACGTGACTCTGTGTTCAAACTTTCCCAATTCACAGTCACAAgggacgcggacgcgcactagGCACTAGCGCGTTGATCTCCTCATTTTTTAATGCAAATATGCAGATGTAAATGCAGACTATATGCAGAATAATGAGTAGAGTCACTAAATAAAGgtaaaaaagagagaagggaacgatcataccatggtgggttgtctcccacccagcactttactttaacgtccttaagttggacggtccACAGGCTTAATCTACTTCTATTGGTGCGTCCTCCAAGAGGAAAACCTCTAGCTCTTTATTGTCCTTCATCTTCTCACCATGATACAGCTTTAAGCGATGTCCATTGACCTTAATGAGATTGGAACTTGAAGGATGGCTCAGGTGGAAGACTCCATATGGCTTTGCCGTCTCTACTCTATAGGGTCCTTCCCACCTTGATCTCAGCTTacctggcatgagcctcagcCTTGAGTTGTAAAGAAGAACTAATTTCCCAGGTCTGAACTCTCTCCTTTTAACGTGCTTATCATGCACAGCCTTCATCTTTTCTTTGTATAGCCTGGAGTTATCGTATGCTTCTAGGTGAATGTTCTTTAATTCTTGTAGTTGCATTTTTCTTTCAGCTCCGGCCTTCTCAAATCCCATGTTAATTTCTCTCACTGTCTAGAATGCCTTGTGTTCCACctccacagggaggtggcaaGCCTTTCCATATACTAGGCGGAAGGGGCTCATCCCGATTGATGTCTTGTATGCTGTCTGATATGCCCAAAGCGCATCTTGCAGCCAGGTGCTCTAGTCCTTCCTATGAGGCTTGACTATCTTTTCCAGGATATGCTTGATCTCTCTATTAGACACCTCTGCTTGTCTGTTAGTCTGCGGGTGGTAGGCAGTTGCTACCTTGTGGAcaatcccatgcttcttcaatAGTCCGACTAatctcctgttacaaaagtgaGTACCTTGATCACttacgattgctcgtggtgatccaaagtgATAGATGatatggtttctaacaaaggagacaacagtgttagcatcatcagtatgGGTAGGAATGGCTTCTACCCATTTAAAAACATAATCTATATCTAACAGTATATAAAGATAACCACTGgagtttggaaatggacccatgaagtcaatgctcCTAATATCAAAAATATCACAGAACAGCATAATTTGTtggggcatctcatccctcttggatatattaccaaacctcTGGCATGGGGAACAAGATTTACAGAAGGCAGCaacatctttaaaaagagtaggccactaGAATCCACAGTCCAAAATTTTTCTAGCTATTCGTTGAGGGCTAAAATGTACACCACTCTCAGAGGAGTtgcaggcctctaaaatggaccggaattctgattgaggcacacacctTCTAATTATCTAATTAGCCCCATACCTTCActaatatgggtcatcccaaatataatatttggactcgCTTATCAACTTGTCCCTCTGATGCTTAGTAAAATTGGGAGGGAAGGTATGAccaactagataattagctataggtgcataccaaggaactacttcAGATACTGCATGCAAGATATCAAATGGAAAagcatcattgataggagtAGAGTTATGCTTgatgtgctcaaggcgactcaagtagTCTGCCACTAAATTCTGAGAACCACTCTTATCcttaatttctaaatcaaattcttgcagcaGCAGTATCCAACAGTCTAAATAAAGGTAaagctaccttactgaagtctttgatgaatctccggtaaaaacttgcatggccaaggaacgaacggacttccctcacagaggaggagtaaggtaaactagaaatgaCATCTACCTTTGCTGGGTCGACAGAAATACCAGTATTAGAGACAACGTGTCCTAGAACAATACCTTGTTGgaccataaaatgacacttttcaaaattcgaaacaaggtttgaactaaTACACCTGTCTAATACTCTAGCTAAGCTATCAaagcaaaggctaaaagaatcaccatacacactaaagtcatccatgaaatcttccatacagtcctcaagGGGATCCGAGAAAAtactcatcatgcatctttggaacgttgccggtgcattacataagccaaaaggcatcctcttatatgcatacgttccaaagggacatgtaaaagtagttttctcctgatcttccggagctatatgaatctgaaAATAGCTAGTGTAACCATCTAGAAAATAGTagtgtgatttacctgacaggcgatcaagcATCTAATCGATAAAGGGCAGcgggtagtgatccttacgagtagcCTGGTTGACGCGCCTGTAGTCAATGCACACTCTCCAGGAATTCTGCACTctagttgctatgagctctcctTGCTCATTCTTTACTGcagtgactccagacttcttgggcactgatgagcggataatttatacgctttttggcattgtttttacatagtttttaatatgttttagttactttttagtatattttttttagtttttatgcaaacatcacatttctggactttactatgagtttgtgtgtttttctatgatttaaggtattttctggctgaaattgagggacctgagcgaaaatctgattcagaggctgagaaaggactgaagatgctgttggattctgacctccctgcactcaaagtagattttctggagctatataagcccaattggcgcgctcatagttgcgttagaaagaaAACATCTtgagctttctagcaatgtataatagtctatactttgcccgagatttgatggcccaaactggcatccaaacgcccaccagagacccttttctggcataaaacgccagaactggcaccaaagctgaagttaaacgcccaaactggcaccaaaactggcgtttaaactccaagaacagcctatgcacgtgaaagcttcaatgctcagtccaaacacacaccaagtgggtcctggaagtggatttctgcactatctacacttagttactcattttctgtaaacctagtttactagtttagtataaatagcaccgtttactattgtattcacaTCTTTATATCATTTTTGAGACTACCTTAggatcacttttgatctctagatcacattttgggggctggccattcggccatgcctggaccttcatcacttatgtattttcaacggtggagtttctacacctcatagattaaggtgtggagctctgctgttcctcatgaattaatgcaaagtactattgttcttctattcaattcacgcttattcttattctaagatattcactcctACTtaaacctgatggatgtgatgatccgtgacactcatcatcatactcccttatgaatgcgtgcctgacaaccattTCCGTTCTATCTGCGaaagcttgagtgtgtatctcttggcctcttggttcacgatgcatggttgcctctcctgacaacagagtctcccattctgtgagatcagagtcttcgtggtataagctagaatcaattagcagcattcttgagatccagaaactctaaaccttgtctgtggtattccgagtaggatctgggatgggatgactgtgacacGCTTCAAACTCGggactgttgggcgcagtgatagtgtgcaaaaggatcgattgatcttattctgacacgatcgagaatcgacagctgattagccatgcaggAAACCGTAGCggacatgttttcactgagaagacggatggtagccattgacaatggtgatccaccaacatacagcttgccatggaagagAGTACGCATGATTCGATgaggacaataggaaagcagaggctcatagggaacaaagcatctccatacgcttatttgAAAATCCCACCAATggattgcataagtatctctatcctattttatgttttatttcattttttttattatcaaaacctcataaccatttgaatccgtctgactgagatttacaagatgaccatagcttgcttcaagccgacaatctccgtgggatcaacccttactcacgtaaggtattacttggacgacccagtgcacttgctggtcagctacaCGGAGTTGTGAGAGAAGTGTGAATCATGATTTTGTGTACcaggcaccacttgtactgggcttacCCATTCGCTATCTGAAATGGGCTAGATGATGTCTGCCTTCAGTAGTCTGATCACTTCTTTTTTtacaactgatgagcggataaattatatactttttggcattgtttttagctagtttttagtatgatctagctactttttagtatatttttattattttttaaga
This window contains:
- the LOC130975046 gene encoding uncharacterized protein LOC130975046, which produces MGFEKAGAERKMQLQELKNIHLEAYDNSRLYKEKMKAVHDKHVKRREFRPGKLVLLYNSRLRLMPGKLRSRWEGPYRVETAKPYGVFHLSHPSSSNLIKVNGHRLKLYHGEKMKDNKELEVFLLEDAPIEVD